The genome window CCAGGTGACCGAAAGCATGATGGTGCACCTGGGATATTCATTTAAAAAAGCCAGGGCACGAACCCTTGAGCTATTCAGAGAGGTATTGCTTCCGCGCCCCGAATCAATTTTTAAAAGTTATCCGCACCAGTTGTCAGGAGGGCAGAAACAGCGTGTGATGATCGCCATGGCGGTGGCCTGTGACCCGGTTTTGCTCATTGCCGACGAACCCACTACCGCGCTGGATGTGACGGTTCAGAAAAGCATACTTGCATTGATGAAATCGCTGCAGCAGAAATACCACATGGGATTGCTTTACATCAGCCACGATCTGGCCGTGGTTGCTGAAATAGCTGATGAGGTAGCCGTGATGTACCAGGGTAAAGTTGTGGAACAGGGAAATGTCCGGAAAATTTTCAGTCAGCCATCGCATGCCTATACCCAGGGATTGATAGCCTGCCGGCCGGAAATTGGCAGAAGGCCAGAAAAATTACCAGTGATAGCTGATTTCCTGAATGAACCAGGCAAAAATCCAATTTTTAACATTACAGAAGTGTCGGCTGAAAAACGTGCCGGGCAACATAAACGTTTGTATAGCTCCGAACCAATTATCAGTGTCGAAAACCTGAAGGTCTATTTCCAGGAAAATACTTCCTGGTTCAGCACAGAAAAAAAGTATGTAAAAGCAGTTGACGGAGTGAGTTTTGATGTTTATCCGGGTGAAACCCTCGGGCTGGTAGGCGAATCAGGGTCGGGGAAGACAACGCTGGGCAGGGCATTGCTCTCGCTCATAAAAGCCCGTGAAGGTCAAATACATTTTATGGGAAATGATTTACGGAAGCTAACTTCAGGTAAACTTCGTTTGCTTCGCCGCCATATGCAGATTATTTTCCAGGATCCGTATTCTTCTTTAAATCCCCGGATCACAATAGGTGAAGCTATTTCCGAACCAATGAAAGTTCATGGTTTGCATGCAACTGCCGGACAAAGAAAGCAAAAAGTCAAGGAATTGCTTGAACGGGTCGGCATAAAGCAGGAGCAATACTACCGCTATCCGCACGAGTTTTCTGGCGGACAGCGTCAACGCCTCTGCATTGCACGTGCACTGGCTTTGGATCCGCGCTTCATCATCTGCGATGAATCTGTTTCTGCGCTCGATGTAAGCATTCAGGCGCAGGTACTTAATCTGCTTAACAGTCTGAAATCCGATTTTGGGTTTACCTATATTTTCATTTCCCACGACCTTGCTGTAGTCAGGTACATGTCGGACCGGATGATAGTGATGAAGGAAGGCAAAATTGTTGAAAGTGGTGAAGCAGATGCCCTTGTTTCCAACCCAGCGAGCGATTATACGAAAAGCCTGATCGCAGCAGTTCCGGGCGGAGGCAGCGGGATCGGAGGAATTAGCTGAGTGCTAAAGATCTAAAAACACTATTGTCCGGCTAAAACTTGGTTATCCACTACGTAGAAAAAAACAGAACTATTAAACCGTTACTCTACAACACTTTATACGCTACGCGGAACTCGTCTCACTTCTAAGCTTATTCGCTGTAGGCGATAAAGTATTGTAGTGAAAAGTAACCCAATTTCTACAAATACCTCGTAGAGGTTTCACAAATAAATGGGGTTGATTGTTTTACAAATATTTCATCCGTTTCGCAATACAAAACCATGAAATAAGTTTTAAATCCAAGGCAATTTCACGCCTGATAATACAGCATTCTATGGAACGTCGCCGCTGGGTTCTATACCTTGATGAAATATTTAACAGCATCACTCATGGAATTGGTGTATTGCTCAGCATTGCAGCGCTCGTTTTGCTGATTGTTTTCGCGGCAATGCGCGATGGAGATGCGTGGCAGATTGTAAGTTTCTCAATTTATGGGGCAAGCCTGATCCTTCTGTACATGTCCAGCACGCTTTATCATGCGATCCGAAAGAAACGGACCAAGAGATTTTTTAACCTCTTTGATCATTGCTCCATTTTCATCCTGATTGCCGGAACATACACCCCATTTTGCCTGATATCATTGCGAGGCCCCTGGGGATGGACGCTCTTTGGAATTATATGGGGTGTGGCAATTGCCGGGGTACTTTTCAAGATATTTTTTTATACTGATAAACTCAGGGTTATCGGAACCATACTTTATGTTGCTATGGGATGGATCATCCTCATAGCGCTGAAACCGCTTATTGAAAATGTGCCCGCAGGATCGCTCTACTGGATGCTTGCAGGTGCATTATCCTATTGTACCGGTGTGATTTTTTATCTTTGGCGAAAACACCGGTTCAATCATGTAATCTGGCACCTGTTTGTTTTGGGAGGAAGCATTTGTCATTTCTTTGCTATATTTTTTTATTTGCTGCCTGAATAAGCCTTCTTGCCAACCGGTTAATATTTCGGATTTCCGATTTTTGCCAATTGCTAACTTTTCACTGAAGTGGTTGTCCCCGAAACGAAAAAATAAAGGGAATAATAACGAATCCCGATTAATAGCTTGTTGAAATATTCCTGCTGCAAACTTTCTCAATTTCATCTACGCTCATGTGGGCATTGCAGCAATAAGCCCCTTCTGCCAGGTGCTCGCGGCAGATTGTTACTTTTCGCTGTGCAATGCGCTGAATATTGATCAGGTGACGAGCGGAGATGTTGTCAGTAGTAATGTTCTTGCCGCCAGTTCCACATGCCAGGGTCATGGAAGGTTGCAGCGAATTATAGGTTCCTCCAAGAGCTCCTTGCGATGAAGGTTGGTTCACAACAATGCGACCAGCATTCATGGTTTCAGCAAAATGACGGATCTTTGATTCATCGTTTGAAAAGATGCTTGCAGTGTGACCCAGGCCGCCATATCTATTGATTTCGCGGCAACGCTCAATACCCTGCTCAAAATTTTCAACTTTGTAAAACGCAAGGATAGGCGCGAGGATTTCGAGCGATAGTGGTGCTTCCAGCCCAACGCGATCCAGTGGTGCAATCAATACTGATGTGTCTTCCGGCACATCAAAACCTGCCATTGCTGCAATCTTAAAAGCCGATTGTCCGATCACCGAGGCGTTCATTACTTTCTGAGCCGTGTTAAACGCAACAGGTTCAAGCAAAGCCATTTCATCAGGGTTCATAAAATATGCTTTACGCCTCTTGAATTCCGATTTGAGCGCTTCAGCATTATATTTTGAAACCACAACAGCCTGTTCGCTGGCGCAGATAGTGCCATAATCAAAGGTTTTCGAAACCAGGATCTGATCCACGGCGAATGCCACATCCGTGGTTTTTCCAACGTAAACCGGTACATTTCCCGGTCCGATCCCAATTGTCGGATTTCCCGAGCTGTTAGCCGCCCGAACCAGTCCGACAGAGCCGGTGGCCAGGATCAACGCGGTTTTCTTGTGGCTCATAAAAGCAAGCACATCTTCTTTGCTCACCCTTTTTAACCATTGTATGCAATGTTCAGGCGCTCCGGCTTCAATGGCAGCCTCATAACAAATGCGGGCTGCCTCAATGCTGCATTTCCGGGCTGCTCCGTGCGGACTTATCACCAACGGATTTCTTGTCTTCAGACTTATCAGGATTTTAAACAACACCGTGCTCGTGGGATTGGTTACAGGCGTAATGGCAAACACAGGGCCCAGCGGGCGTGCAATTTCAGTAATGCCACTCACTTCATCTTCAAAAACGATACCCGCTGCCGGGAAATCTTTAATGTCTTCATACACGAACCGCGTAGCAATAATATTTTTGATCACCTTGTCCTCAACTTTGCCAATACCGGTTTCCTCGTGCGCCATTTTTGCAAGGCTGAAACGCTTATTAAAAGCCGCTTCATACACTGCCCGCAGAATGCGATCTGTTTTATCGCGATCATATAAGGAAAATATTTCGGCAGCCTGTTTTGCCTTGCCCATCACCTCCTCAACATAGGCGTGGTTAACCTGAATTGTTTCCATCGTGGTGGATTTGGTTGTTTGCAATTAAACGCATGAAAGCACAGATGGTTTGAGCCTGTCAATACCGTGGCTCAAGACATCAATTCATTTTTTATCTTTACACATTCAATCTTGAAGAATGAAGCGCAGTAAATTACTAAAAAAAATTGTTCGTGTACTTATCATTATCCTGGCCATTCCCGGATCAGCCTTTCTTTTTTTGCTTGCAATGGCATTCACTACCCGCCCGTATTACGCGCATCACAGGCTTGGAACCGGAATTGAAAACACTTGTTCCGAACCCGAAGCCATTGTTTTGTTTGGTGCCGGAGGAATACCCAGCGGTGAGAATATGGTAAGGATTTATTATGCTGCCGAAGCATGGAAGCAATTCCCGCATTGCCCGGTTTATATCTGCCTGCCAGGAGATACCGCCGAAGAAAAAGGAAGCTTACGGATGATGATGCAAGAACTGATGATCCGCGGCGTTAACCAGGAAATGTTACAGTTTATCGCGGATGGCAAAAATACCCGTGCTCAAGTACTTGAATTGGCTGGCTTAAGAAACGGGAAAATCAAATCAAGTTGCCTGTTGGTTGTAACTTCCCCCGGCCACATGAGGCGTTGTATGTTGTCGCTTCAAAAAGAATATTTCAATTCGCTTATCCCTTTTCCAGCTTTTGAAATTCCCCTCGAAGGCGAACTGCGTTTCGACGATCAGAAACTGGGCGGTGAGCGCCGGTTTATTGCGCCATCTGCCGGTCAAACACTGACATTACGCTATGAAATCTGGACACAACTGAACTATCAGCTCATCTGTGCGCGTGAGTATGTGGCACTGGCGTATTACTGGGTAAGGGGGTGGATTTAAAAGACCTGACGACGTTTTTAAGCCTGTCAGCGTCTCACAAAGATTAAGCTTCCAATTTGGCCCGTATCTCCCTCAGCATCAC of Bacteroidales bacterium contains these proteins:
- a CDS encoding YdcF family protein — translated: MKRSKLLKKIVRVLIIILAIPGSAFLFLLAMAFTTRPYYAHHRLGTGIENTCSEPEAIVLFGAGGIPSGENMVRIYYAAEAWKQFPHCPVYICLPGDTAEEKGSLRMMMQELMIRGVNQEMLQFIADGKNTRAQVLELAGLRNGKIKSSCLLVVTSPGHMRRCMLSLQKEYFNSLIPFPAFEIPLEGELRFDDQKLGGERRFIAPSAGQTLTLRYEIWTQLNYQLICAREYVALAYYWVRGWI
- a CDS encoding hemolysin III family protein, with the protein product MERRRWVLYLDEIFNSITHGIGVLLSIAALVLLIVFAAMRDGDAWQIVSFSIYGASLILLYMSSTLYHAIRKKRTKRFFNLFDHCSIFILIAGTYTPFCLISLRGPWGWTLFGIIWGVAIAGVLFKIFFYTDKLRVIGTILYVAMGWIILIALKPLIENVPAGSLYWMLAGALSYCTGVIFYLWRKHRFNHVIWHLFVLGGSICHFFAIFFYLLPE
- a CDS encoding aldehyde dehydrogenase family protein, which codes for METIQVNHAYVEEVMGKAKQAAEIFSLYDRDKTDRILRAVYEAAFNKRFSLAKMAHEETGIGKVEDKVIKNIIATRFVYEDIKDFPAAGIVFEDEVSGITEIARPLGPVFAITPVTNPTSTVLFKILISLKTRNPLVISPHGAARKCSIEAARICYEAAIEAGAPEHCIQWLKRVSKEDVLAFMSHKKTALILATGSVGLVRAANSSGNPTIGIGPGNVPVYVGKTTDVAFAVDQILVSKTFDYGTICASEQAVVVSKYNAEALKSEFKRRKAYFMNPDEMALLEPVAFNTAQKVMNASVIGQSAFKIAAMAGFDVPEDTSVLIAPLDRVGLEAPLSLEILAPILAFYKVENFEQGIERCREINRYGGLGHTASIFSNDESKIRHFAETMNAGRIVVNQPSSQGALGGTYNSLQPSMTLACGTGGKNITTDNISARHLINIQRIAQRKVTICREHLAEGAYCCNAHMSVDEIEKVCSRNISTSY
- a CDS encoding ABC transporter ATP-binding protein, encoding MSFAPLLQINNLCIDFHSDGKLHRAVDYVNLSLQPGKTLGIVGESGSGKTVTALSVLQLLPEAAIIGGGEILFTKSNGQVVDLLKSTQEEIRQLRGHKIGMIFQEPMTSLNPVKNCGSQVTESMMVHLGYSFKKARARTLELFREVLLPRPESIFKSYPHQLSGGQKQRVMIAMAVACDPVLLIADEPTTALDVTVQKSILALMKSLQQKYHMGLLYISHDLAVVAEIADEVAVMYQGKVVEQGNVRKIFSQPSHAYTQGLIACRPEIGRRPEKLPVIADFLNEPGKNPIFNITEVSAEKRAGQHKRLYSSEPIISVENLKVYFQENTSWFSTEKKYVKAVDGVSFDVYPGETLGLVGESGSGKTTLGRALLSLIKAREGQIHFMGNDLRKLTSGKLRLLRRHMQIIFQDPYSSLNPRITIGEAISEPMKVHGLHATAGQRKQKVKELLERVGIKQEQYYRYPHEFSGGQRQRLCIARALALDPRFIICDESVSALDVSIQAQVLNLLNSLKSDFGFTYIFISHDLAVVRYMSDRMIVMKEGKIVESGEADALVSNPASDYTKSLIAAVPGGGSGIGGIS